The proteins below come from a single candidate division WOR-3 bacterium genomic window:
- a CDS encoding glycosyltransferase family 4 protein, with the protein MKVLYIATAFPRSDDDIITPWLVEAIKRLKKRGIDVDVYTSSYKGLPNQNLFNINIFRFRYFLKKWENLTHEETAVDRVKKGLLNKLKVPFYLFCGTTQIYKLCRNRKYDIIHTHWPLPHALFGYVASQTCKAKHFLYFHGVELMWVRKELPFLKPFLRWAISKANVVMCNSSHTASRIKEIYEREVVILPSGQSAKPEIEIPLQKTKITACKNILFVGRLVERKGVKYLIEAFAQIANSVDAVLNIVGTGPEKPLLEKLVQEKNLSEKVKFWGQVSSQELNEQYQNCDVFVLPAIVDSKGDTEGLGVVLIEALTYKKPVIATNVGGIIDIIKHNETGLLVPEKNSGELAKALLKIIQDESLARRLAEQGYNYVNTKYNWNNIIDQMIEAYYRSM; encoded by the coding sequence ATGAAAGTCCTCTATATTGCTACTGCTTTTCCGCGGTCAGATGATGATATTATAACTCCTTGGTTAGTCGAAGCAATAAAGAGGTTAAAAAAACGTGGCATTGATGTGGATGTTTATACATCTTCGTATAAAGGGCTTCCCAATCAAAATCTTTTCAATATCAATATATTTCGATTTCGCTACTTTTTGAAAAAATGGGAGAATTTAACTCATGAAGAAACTGCTGTTGACCGAGTCAAAAAGGGATTACTGAATAAATTAAAAGTTCCCTTTTATCTATTTTGCGGAACAACTCAAATCTATAAACTTTGCCGAAATAGGAAATATGACATAATCCATACTCACTGGCCTCTCCCCCATGCGCTTTTTGGATATGTCGCCTCACAAACCTGCAAAGCCAAACATTTTTTATACTTTCACGGCGTTGAGTTGATGTGGGTAAGAAAAGAACTTCCTTTCTTAAAACCATTTCTTCGGTGGGCAATAAGTAAAGCCAATGTGGTAATGTGTAATTCCAGTCATACGGCTTCGAGAATCAAAGAAATCTATGAACGTGAAGTAGTAATTCTTCCTTCGGGTCAATCGGCAAAACCCGAAATTGAAATTCCTCTGCAAAAAACTAAAATTACTGCTTGTAAAAATATATTGTTTGTCGGTAGATTGGTTGAGCGTAAAGGTGTTAAATATCTTATAGAAGCATTTGCTCAAATCGCTAATAGTGTTGATGCTGTTCTCAATATTGTTGGCACAGGACCTGAAAAACCTCTTTTAGAAAAATTAGTTCAGGAAAAGAATCTTTCAGAAAAAGTAAAGTTTTGGGGACAGGTTTCGTCCCAAGAACTAAATGAGCAATATCAAAACTGCGATGTCTTTGTACTGCCAGCAATCGTTGATTCCAAAGGTGATACTGAAGGATTAGGTGTTGTTCTAATTGAAGCATTAACTTATAAAAAACCTGTAATCGCAACAAATGTCGGAGGCATTATTGATATTATAAAACATAACGAAACCGGCCTTTTAGTCCCAGAAAAGAATTCTGGTGAATTAGCAAAAGCATTATTAAAAATAATACAAGATGAATCTTTAGCTCGTCGGCTTGCCGAACAGGGTTATAATTATGTTAATACCAAATACAATTGGAATAATATCATTGACCAGATGATTGAAGCCTATTACCGTTCAATGTAA
- a CDS encoding flippase-like domain-containing protein, translated as MAKRSFRIIIYILILIIIFYFMAKYFYTNWHKVPFNELRFNYYFLTISYLIWFAGFPFNAYIWKKNIEIIGEKISFLQGLKITALAALPRYIPGRIWGIAGQVYLTKKEGAIPGAKSGVGVILGTAVNTLSGILLFVIIFPLTQQNSLTKTYYLMFLLIPLLLIILYPPLFVKIVNLGLKIFKRSKITVIPKYSQIVFLLILYTLLWISQCIGIYFLIKSFYPIKLSFLLPLCAIYPAAWVIGFLSFISPGGIGIREGVLSYLFNFYMPTSIGIITSVLIRIWGTIGEVITFLIFAKSLRKYI; from the coding sequence ATGGCAAAGAGATCTTTTCGAATTATTATCTATATTCTAATACTAATCATTATTTTTTATTTTATGGCTAAGTATTTTTATACTAATTGGCACAAAGTTCCATTTAACGAATTAAGGTTTAATTACTATTTTTTAACTATATCCTATCTTATTTGGTTTGCTGGATTTCCATTTAATGCATATATTTGGAAGAAGAATATTGAAATTATTGGTGAAAAAATTTCATTTTTGCAAGGATTAAAAATCACTGCTCTTGCTGCCTTGCCCCGATACATTCCTGGCCGAATCTGGGGCATTGCCGGACAAGTTTATCTTACAAAAAAAGAAGGCGCTATTCCCGGTGCTAAAAGTGGTGTTGGCGTTATTCTCGGAACTGCAGTAAATACCTTGAGTGGAATATTACTCTTTGTTATCATTTTTCCTTTGACTCAGCAAAATTCTCTTACTAAAACTTATTATCTAATGTTTCTTTTAATTCCACTATTATTAATTATTCTCTATCCGCCACTATTTGTTAAAATTGTAAATCTCGGATTAAAAATATTTAAAAGAAGTAAGATAACAGTGATACCTAAATATTCTCAGATTGTTTTCCTTTTGATTTTATATACTCTGTTATGGATTTCTCAATGTATTGGTATTTATTTCTTGATTAAATCTTTTTATCCGATAAAATTATCTTTCTTATTGCCGTTATGCGCTATTTACCCGGCAGCTTGGGTAATAGGATTTTTGAGTTTCATTTCACCCGGCGGAATAGGAATTAGAGAAGGAGTTTTAAGTTATCTTTTTAACTTTTATATGCCAACAAGTATTGGCATAATTACATCTGTCTTAATACGGATTTGGGGAACAATTGGCGAAGTCATCACATTTTTAATCTTTGCCAAAAGTCTCAGAAAATATATATAA
- a CDS encoding DegT/DnrJ/EryC1/StrS family aminotransferase translates to MQEKITIGTTSIGRKSKKLINEILNSGRISMGKYVAQLEKEFARYHQIKECIAVATGTDAVTIAVASCINLNSNKKSPEVILPALTFIASANGIVNAGAKPVFVDITLDTYQIDVEQIEEKITSNTLALLPVHLLGHPADMDTIIKIADKHNLSVIEDAAEAHGAVYREKKVGTIGIAGAFSFYVAHIITTGEGGAIITNDEEFAALARSLRAHGRACKCHKCVLNISSQYCPLRFKYEKEEGFDPRFYFEYIGYSSKMNELEAALGIEQIESLDKIINKRRKNFFYLNQHLLDLEEFFYFLKEKEDVKISPLVYPLTIRKGAPFNRQDITIYLEKRGIETRPIFGCIPTQQPAYRFMNHRYGDFPNAEYVGENGFYFGVHQNLSQQDLDYIIEEIHQFVKLR, encoded by the coding sequence ATGCAAGAAAAGATAACTATTGGCACTACTTCTATCGGAAGGAAATCCAAAAAATTAATTAATGAAATCTTGAATAGCGGCAGAATTTCGATGGGTAAATATGTCGCTCAATTGGAAAAAGAATTTGCTCGCTACCATCAAATCAAAGAATGTATTGCAGTTGCCACTGGTACTGATGCAGTGACAATTGCAGTAGCATCTTGTATTAATCTTAATAGCAACAAAAAGTCGCCAGAAGTTATATTACCAGCATTAACTTTTATCGCTTCAGCCAATGGTATTGTTAATGCTGGAGCTAAACCGGTTTTTGTTGATATCACTTTGGATACTTATCAAATCGATGTTGAGCAGATTGAAGAAAAGATAACATCAAACACTCTGGCTCTTTTGCCGGTCCATTTATTAGGTCATCCTGCAGATATGGATACTATTATCAAAATTGCTGATAAGCATAATTTGTCCGTTATCGAAGACGCTGCAGAAGCGCATGGTGCGGTATATAGAGAGAAAAAAGTTGGGACCATCGGAATTGCTGGTGCATTCAGCTTTTATGTGGCTCATATTATCACAACTGGTGAAGGTGGAGCCATTATAACTAATGATGAAGAATTTGCTGCTCTTGCCCGTTCATTAAGAGCTCATGGTCGAGCGTGTAAATGCCATAAGTGCGTTCTTAATATCTCATCGCAATACTGCCCTCTACGCTTTAAGTATGAAAAGGAAGAAGGATTTGACCCAAGATTTTATTTTGAATATATTGGATATTCCAGTAAAATGAATGAACTGGAGGCTGCTTTAGGGATTGAACAAATTGAATCATTAGACAAAATTATAAATAAACGCCGGAAAAATTTCTTTTATCTCAATCAGCATCTTCTTGATTTAGAAGAATTTTTTTATTTCCTTAAAGAAAAAGAAGATGTAAAAATTAGTCCCTTAGTATATCCGCTAACCATTCGAAAAGGCGCTCCTTTTAATCGTCAGGACATTACAATTTATTTGGAAAAAAGAGGGATTGAGACACGTCCAATTTTTGGTTGTATTCCAACTCAGCAACCAGCTTATCGATTTATGAATCATAGATATGGAGATTTTCCTAATGCGGAATATGTTGGCGAAAATGGTTTCTACTTCGGCGTTCATCAAAATCTTTCCCAACAAGATTTAGATTATATCATTGAAGAAATCCACCAATTTGTCAAATTGAGATAA
- a CDS encoding glycosyltransferase family 4 protein: MRIVYGILSGGSGNDIYFNLLATSQRKLNNEIKFLSYHRYWSINPHLLRPFVKINPSYDIIHSNAEYGLAFYNPRQPLIISILHIIAEPQQTDYLNKLQKIYYQKILDYIEKSLSKANFVIAISKSTEQTARNLYDVKNIQTIYCGIDTELFKPIEIINDPFPDKIKLLFVGNLTRRKGVDLLPQIMARLDNRFLLFYTTGLRSPKKVFFDDRMIPLGRLSQTDLVYWYNLCDICLLPTRLEGFGYAIAEAMACAKPVISTNCSSLPELVTDGENGYLCKMDDVSDFVDKINLLADNKQMRDEIGIRNRNKIINSFNLATMAKSYHNLYSKIIKEFY, from the coding sequence ATGCGCATAGTCTACGGTATCTTATCTGGTGGATCCGGCAATGATATTTATTTTAATCTTTTAGCCACGAGTCAACGCAAGTTAAATAATGAAATTAAATTTTTATCGTATCATCGATACTGGTCAATCAATCCTCACTTATTACGTCCTTTTGTAAAGATTAATCCATCCTATGATATAATTCACTCTAACGCTGAATATGGCTTGGCTTTTTACAATCCTCGCCAACCATTGATTATCTCAATCCTCCATATTATCGCTGAGCCTCAACAGACTGACTATCTAAACAAATTACAGAAAATTTATTATCAAAAAATCCTTGATTATATTGAAAAATCTTTATCTAAGGCTAATTTTGTTATCGCTATTAGTAAATCTACAGAACAGACGGCGCGAAATTTATATGATGTAAAAAATATTCAGACCATATACTGTGGTATTGATACAGAACTTTTTAAACCGATTGAGATTATCAATGACCCATTTCCTGATAAAATAAAATTACTCTTTGTGGGCAATTTAACTAGAAGAAAAGGTGTTGACCTATTACCCCAAATAATGGCAAGACTTGATAATCGATTTCTTTTGTTTTATACTACAGGTCTACGCAGTCCGAAAAAGGTTTTTTTTGATGACCGAATGATTCCTTTGGGACGCTTATCCCAAACCGACCTCGTTTATTGGTATAATCTCTGTGATATTTGTTTATTGCCAACGCGTCTTGAGGGTTTCGGTTATGCAATTGCTGAAGCAATGGCATGCGCAAAACCAGTTATCTCCACTAATTGCTCTTCACTACCAGAATTAGTTACTGATGGCGAAAATGGATATTTATGCAAAATGGATGATGTTAGCGATTTTGTTGACAAAATTAATCTCTTAGCCGATAATAAGCAAATGCGAGATGAAATTGGCATCAGAAATCGTAACAAGATTATCAATAGTTTTAACTTAGCAACAATGGCTAAATCTTATCATAATTTATATTCTAAAATTATAAAGGAGTTTTACTAA
- a CDS encoding glycosyltransferase family 4 protein, with amino-acid sequence MNLLLVSPTVCLGGAERAVIYLAYYLKQKGHKVYIFTTYLDFANVSEEAKSLDYINPNIRILKRVEGRFEIISNPFLFFQRLFLLRKAIKRTIEEKNIEVIHAHNPPGHWMSVFHHIPLLWSANDPITTFKPYAGGSFSLQSKKRASLLKEIGIHLYKLLDSAIVKTGIDKIIVLDERGQKRIKEYYNRNSQIVRLGINFNFFSKDLPDLHDKYLIRAKNEFNIIQVGQLTYSKNQLCTIRAFRIIKSQIGHAKLILVGDGPLREEIEAEIKKLNLQNSVELTGHTSEENLRILYQKSHICSFPAVKQTYGLTPFEALAANTISIVSSDCGTSEVIQKENIGLISDPTPQDFAEKMLHIYQQPEETINTIIRGRIYVKKNLSYESYCREVENILADLIAHKNSAP; translated from the coding sequence ATGAATCTTTTGTTGGTTAGTCCGACTGTCTGTTTAGGTGGAGCGGAGCGTGCGGTAATATATTTAGCATATTATCTAAAGCAAAAAGGCCATAAGGTATATATTTTTACAACCTATCTTGATTTTGCGAATGTTTCTGAGGAAGCAAAAAGTTTGGATTATATAAATCCTAATATAAGAATTCTCAAGCGTGTTGAAGGACGGTTTGAAATAATAAGTAATCCCTTTTTATTTTTTCAGCGACTATTTTTATTACGAAAAGCAATTAAAAGAACTATCGAAGAGAAAAACATTGAAGTCATTCATGCTCATAATCCTCCTGGCCACTGGATGAGTGTATTTCATCATATACCATTATTATGGTCAGCCAATGACCCGATTACAACCTTCAAGCCCTATGCTGGTGGAAGTTTTTCGTTACAATCTAAAAAACGTGCATCTCTACTAAAAGAAATTGGTATCCATTTATACAAACTTTTGGATTCTGCCATCGTTAAAACTGGCATTGATAAAATTATTGTTTTAGATGAACGCGGGCAGAAACGAATAAAAGAGTATTATAATCGCAACTCCCAAATTGTCCGCTTAGGGATTAATTTTAATTTTTTTTCAAAAGATTTACCAGATCTACACGATAAATATCTAATAAGAGCCAAAAACGAATTTAATATTATCCAAGTAGGCCAACTTACCTATTCTAAAAACCAATTATGTACGATAAGAGCATTCCGGATTATTAAGTCTCAAATAGGTCATGCTAAATTAATTTTAGTAGGTGACGGACCACTACGAGAAGAAATTGAAGCCGAAATCAAAAAACTCAATTTACAAAATAGTGTTGAACTCACTGGACATACCAGTGAAGAAAATTTGCGAATTCTCTATCAAAAATCCCATATCTGTTCATTTCCGGCTGTAAAACAAACTTACGGGTTGACCCCTTTTGAAGCCTTAGCAGCAAATACAATTTCCATAGTCTCTTCTGACTGCGGCACCAGTGAGGTCATTCAAAAAGAAAATATTGGATTGATTAGTGACCCAACACCGCAAGACTTTGCCGAAAAAATGTTACATATATATCAACAACCCGAAGAGACAATTAATACAATTATCAGAGGTCGTATCTATGTAAAGAAAAACCTCAGTTATGAATCCTATTGCCGAGAAGTAGAAAATATCCTTGCAGACTTAATTGCCCATAAAAATTCTGCTCCCTAA
- the rpsT gene encoding 30S ribosomal protein S20, with protein sequence MAKRTKSALKSARKSDRKRIANRIKKLRLKKAIKELRATKDPKSFQELYPKVQAIIDKSAKSGIIHKNKASRLKSRLSALLSKITEKK encoded by the coding sequence TTGGCAAAACGAACTAAATCGGCATTAAAAAGCGCTCGCAAGTCTGATAGAAAACGCATTGCTAATCGTATAAAAAAACTGCGACTAAAAAAAGCAATTAAAGAATTACGTGCGACCAAAGACCCAAAGTCTTTTCAAGAACTGTATCCCAAAGTCCAAGCAATTATTGATAAATCAGCCAAATCCGGCATTATTCATAAGAACAAAGCATCACGATTGAAGTCACGGCTATCTGCGCTATTATCAAAAATAACTGAAAAAAAATAA